In Candidatus Binatus sp., one genomic interval encodes:
- a CDS encoding CcmD family protein yields the protein MEHFGFLFAAYSIIFAAIFLYVIFIWRRQSALDKELRALEAKLAEMEKKGSEGKTGEG from the coding sequence ATGGAGCATTTCGGATTTTTGTTCGCCGCGTACAGCATCATCTTTGCGGCGATTTTTCTGTACGTGATTTTCATCTGGCGGCGGCAATCGGCGCTCGACAAAGAACTGCGCGCGCTCGAGGCGAAGCTGGCGGAGATGGAGAAGAAGGGGAGCGAAGGGAAGACAGGAGAGGGATAG